The Candidatus Methylomirabilota bacterium nucleotide sequence TCCGGAGAGCGGGTCGCCGAGCACGCTCCGGAGGATCAAGAAGAAGATCCAGCTCCCACGCATCACCGCCTCGATCCTCGAGGCCAAGCGGCAGGGGATCGTCGTGCGCGCGAACCTGATCATCGGGTTCCCGCACGAGACTCGGCGTGAGGTCTTCGAGACCATCCGGTACGGGCTGAAGCTCGCCGCCCGCGGAGTGGATGAGGTGAGCATCAACATCTTTTCGCCGTACCCGGGCTCCGAGCTCTATCGCGAGCTCGCCGACGCCGGCAAGATCCAGCTCGGCGATCGTTACTTCCTCCAGCTCACCTCGCTGAACAGCGACTACACGCGAACCAACCCCTTGACGCTCAACCCCGTCATGGGGCCGCGGGAACTCGCACTCTACCGGATCTCCTTCATGCTGCTCAACTACCTGGTCGGCTACGTGCTGCATCCGGGACGGATCTGGCGGACGATCCGAAACGTCTTCCTATCCCGGCACGCGGCAGCGACCGTGTTCGAGCATCGCCTCAAGGACGCGCTGGGGCGGAAGGTTCGAGCGACGGGATAGGTCGTCGTCGCCGGACCACGTCCGGTACAATGCGCGCGGGTACGATGCCGCGCCTCGCAGCGTTCGGCCGGAAGCACCCGGACCTCGTCGTCGTCCTCCTCCTGCTGATCCTGCCGTTCCTCGTCCTGGGGCGGGCGCTCCTGCCGGGCAAGGTCCTCTCGGCGGCCGACAACGTCGTCCTCTACGCGCCCTGGGCCGCGCAGTCCCCGGGCGTCGTGCCCGTGAACCCGTTGCTGCGCGACATCACGTTCCTCTTCCACCCCGCCGTCCTCTACGGCGCCGCGGAGATCCGCGCCGGGCGCTTCCCGCTCTGGAACCCGCACGTCTTCGGCGGCGCCCCGTTCTTCGCGAACCCGCAGACCGCGCTCCTGTTTCCCCTGACCGCGCTCGCGTACGTGCTGCCGCCGGCGCTCGCGCTGACGCTCATGTCGGTGCTCAAGCTCTCCGTCGCGGGGGCGGGCATGTACTGGTTCCTCCGCCGTCTCGACGTCGGCCGGTTCCCGGCGCTCGTCGGCGCGCTGGCGTTCGAGTTCAACGCGTTGCTCGTGACCTGGCTCGAGTGGTCGAACACGGGCCCCGTGATCCTCCTGCCGGTGCTGTTCGGGTTGACCGAGGTCTTGCGCGAGCGCGCCGGCGCCCGGCCCGTCGCGGCCCTGGCGCTCGCGGTGGCGCTCGCGGTCTTCGCGGGCTATCCGCAGCGCGTCGTTTACGGCCTTCCGGTCCTCGCGATCTGGACCCTCTACCGCTCCCGGGACGCGGCGCGCCCCGCGGGCTTCCTCGGGCGCTGGGTCGCCGGCGTGGCGCTCGGGCTCCTGCTCCCGGCCGTCCAGCTCCTGCCGTTCGTGGAGTACGCGCGCGCGAGCGCCGTGCTCGCGTACCGCGAGGAGTGGATGCTGCACTTTCCGCTGCCGCCGCGCACGGCGATCGCGCTCCTGATGCCGAATTTCTTCGGAAGCCCGTTGAGCCGGGACTTCTGGGGGCCGACGAACTTCAACGAGTTCTCGCTCTCGGTCGGCGTCGTGCCGTGGCTCGCGCTGCCGGCGGCGCTCGTCGCCGCGTGGTCCCGGCCGGGGACGAAGTACTTCGCGGGGCTCGCGGTCGGCTCGGCGGCCCTCGTCTACGGCGCGCCCCTCGTCGGCGACACCCTCGCGCGCCTGCCCGTCCTGTCCACGACGCTCATCGTGCGGACGGCCGATCTCCTGGTCTTCGCGCTCCCGGTCCTCGGCGCGCTCGGCCTCGACGCCGTCCGCCGGGCCGAGCCTGCGGCCCGGCGGCTCCTGCCCGCGGCCGTGCGCGGGGCGTTCGCGGTCCTGAGCCTCGCGGCGCTCGCGTTCGTGTGGAGGGAGTGGGCGCTCGCCGCGCGCGCGGGGATGCGCGTGCCCCTCTGGGCCCAGTACGCGTGGTTGCTCCTGCTGCTGACGCTCGCCGCCGTCCTCGTGTTGCGCCTGCTCCGGGCCGGCGGCGCGGCGCCCGGCCTGTGGACGGCGCTCGCGGCCGTCGAGCTCGCGAGCCTCGTGCCTCTCGCCGCCACCTACAATCCCGTGATCGACGCCCGGCTCCTCTATCCGGGCCCGCCGCCGTCCGTCGCGCACCTGCGCGAGCGGACCGCGCGGGACCACGCGCGCGTGTTCTTCGACGCCGGTCCCGAGCCTGCGAACTTCGGGACGATCCTGGGGCTCGACGAATTCGGCGGCTACGACGGCATGACGCCCCGGCGCGTCGAGCAGCTCGCCGACCCCGTCGGGTCGCTCGACTCCACCGCCAGCGGCGCGTTCCGCGTGACGGCCCCGGTCGGGTCGCCGGTGTTCGACCTGCTCGGGATCCGCTACGTGATGCTGGCGCCCGGCGCGCCGAGCCCCGCGCCTCACCTGGTCCTCGAGTATCGAGGTCCCGACGCTGTCGTCTATCGGAACGACCGGGCGCTGCCGCGCGCGTTCCTCGTGCCCCGGGCCCGGGCGTGCCTCGACGACGCCGCGACGCTCGCCCTGCTCCACGGGGGCACGCTCGAGGTGAGGCGGGAGGTGATCATCGCCGGCTGCGACGGCGCCCCGGCGGCCGGCGGGTCCGGGGGCGCCACGCGCGCCGAGATCACGAGCTACGCACCGGAACGCGTGGTGGTCGAGGCCACGACCGCCGCCGCGGCGTACCTCGTCCTGACCGACACGTGGTTTCCCGGCTGGCGCGCGTCCGTGGACGGGGTGGAGCAGACCGTCTGGCGCGCCGACCACGCGCTGCGCGCGGTGTGGCTGCCGCCCGGGCGCCACCGAGTCGAGTTCCGGTACGCGCCGGCGTCGTTCCGTGTGGGCCTGCTCGTGAGCGCGCTCGCGGCGCTCGCCGTCGCCGGCCTTCTCTGGGCCCCGGCGCGCCGGCGCGCCACGGGCCTGGCACTCGTCGCGGTGCTCACCGCGTGGCCCGCCGCGGCGCAGGCGAAGCTGCCCGCGGCGCCCTTCACGCTCGAGGCGACGCCGAGCGAGCTGACGGAGGGTGGGAACCTCACGCTCCGCGTGGATCGCGCCGGTGCCAGTCCCGAGCTCGACCGGCAGCCCCTCGACGTCTACGTCTCGGTTCTGCGCGACGGCGCGCGGGACTGGATTTTCCTCTCGCCGGCCGGTGCCCTGTCGGCGACGGCGAGCGTCTACGTCCGTGCGACACCGGAGCGGCCCTTCGGCGGTCTCCGCGCCACGCTGCAGGGCGTCGGGCCGGGCGGCTGGTACCTCTTTCGCGTGCAGTTCATCCGCGCGTCGGCCGAGCAGCCGACGCGCAAGAACTACGCCGCCCCACCGCTCCTCGCGACGGTCCGTGTCGAGCCGCGGGCCGGCGGCCCGGGAGCGTGGGCCCTGGGAGCGCTCGCCGTCCTCACGCTCGCGGCGCTCGGTCTCGCGTGGCTCACCCCCGCGCGCCCGGCGGAGGACCGTCCGGGGCCGTGAGCGTGCTCAGACCGGGTGGTAGCGCTCGGCCCAGAGCTGGAAGGCGAGGAGCGTGTAGAGCTTCTTCCGGTGGTCGCGGCGGCCGGCGTCGTGCTCCGCGAGTAGCCGCGCCACCGCCTCCGGCCTGAAGAGCCCGGCGCGCCGCAGCACGTCGGGCGCGCACGCCTCGTGGAGAATCCCGCGCAGCTCGCCCCGGAACCAGCGGCCGAGCGGCACGCTGAACCCCTTCTTCGGGCGACCGGGGATCTCGGCGGGGAGCATCCCCCGGACCGCTCGCTTGAGCGCCCACTTCGTCGTGAGGCCCCTGAGCTTGAGACGCATCGGGAGGGCGGCGGCGAGCTCGACGATGCGTCGGTCGAGGAGCGGCACCCGCACCTCGAGCGAGCAGGCCATGCTCGCGCGGTCCACCTTGGTGAGCACGCCCTCTCCGAGATAGCCCTTGAGGTCGAGGTAGAGGATGCGCTCGAGCCCCTCGGCGGACGTGGCGCGGGCGACGATCTCGTGGAACGCGTCGTACGAGGGTGGCGCCGGCAGGCGCGCGAGCACGTCGGGCGTGAACAGCTCACGCTGCTCGGCCGGCGTGAAGGAGCCCAGCCACAGCGCGTGGCGCTCGACACTCGGGTGCGGGAGGCCGGCCACGAAGCGCCTGAGCCTGAAGTCGAGGCTCAGGTCGTCCAGGGACACCGGCAGCCGCTCGACGGCGGGGCGCAGGAGGCGCCGGTGGACCCAGCGGGGGAGGAGCTCGAAGGCCCGCGCGAGGCGGTGGGCCTGGTAGGTCGGGTAGCCGGCGAAGAGCTCGTCCCCGCCGTCGCCCGAGAGCGCGACCGTCACGGAGCGGCGGGTGAAGCGGGAGAGCAGGTAGGTCGGCAGCAGCGAGGCGTCGCCGAGCGGCTCGTCCATGATGTCCGGCAGCCGGCCCACGAGGTCGAGCGCCGCGCGCGGGCTCAGGATCTCCTCGTGGTGGTCCGTGTCGAGGGCGCGCGCCACGCGCCGCGCGTGGGCGGACTCGTCGAAGGACGGGTCCTCGAAGCCGATCGAGAACGTCTTGAGCCGGCCCGGCGCGTGGCGGGCCGCGAACGCCGCGACCGTGCTCGAGTCGATCCCGCCGGACAGGAACATGCCGAGCGGCACGTCGCTCACGAGGTGCTGGCGCACCGAGAGGTCGAGCGCCGCCCTGAGCGCGTCGACCGCCTCGCCGTCCGCGACCGGTCCGCGGCGCCGGAAGTCCACGTCCCAGTACGGCTCGACCTTCACGCGGCCTTCGGTGTAGCTGAGCCAGTGGCCGGCGGGGAGCTTACGGACCGCGCGGAGGATCGCGTGGGGCGCGGGCACGTACTCGTGCGCCAGGTAGCGGGAGAGCGCCGTGAGATCGAGGCTCCGGTCGATCGCGGGATGCTCGACGAGCGCGCGCAGCTCGGACGCGAAGACGAGCTGGTCGGGCAGCACGGCGTAGTAGAGCGGCTTGATCCCGACGCGGTCGCGCGCGAGGACGAGCGTGCGCGCGGCCTCGTCCCAGACGGCGAAGGCGAACATGCCCTCGAGGTCCGCGATGGACTCGACGCCGCGGTCCTCGAAGCCGTGGACGATGACCTCGGTGTCCGAGCG carries:
- the asnB gene encoding asparagine synthase (glutamine-hydrolyzing); translated protein: MCGIVGNIFARADRRPDPAVLRRMNDRLAHRGPDDEGFFVQGPAGLAMRRLKIIDLATGHQPMTGEARRVWVVFNGEIYNYRELTRALAARGHAFATRSDTEVIVHGFEDRGVESIADLEGMFAFAVWDEAARTLVLARDRVGIKPLYYAVLPDQLVFASELRALVEHPAIDRSLDLTALSRYLAHEYVPAPHAILRAVRKLPAGHWLSYTEGRVKVEPYWDVDFRRRGPVADGEAVDALRAALDLSVRQHLVSDVPLGMFLSGGIDSSTVAAFAARHAPGRLKTFSIGFEDPSFDESAHARRVARALDTDHHEEILSPRAALDLVGRLPDIMDEPLGDASLLPTYLLSRFTRRSVTVALSGDGGDELFAGYPTYQAHRLARAFELLPRWVHRRLLRPAVERLPVSLDDLSLDFRLRRFVAGLPHPSVERHALWLGSFTPAEQRELFTPDVLARLPAPPSYDAFHEIVARATSAEGLERILYLDLKGYLGEGVLTKVDRASMACSLEVRVPLLDRRIVELAAALPMRLKLRGLTTKWALKRAVRGMLPAEIPGRPKKGFSVPLGRWFRGELRGILHEACAPDVLRRAGLFRPEAVARLLAEHDAGRRDHRKKLYTLLAFQLWAERYHPV
- a CDS encoding YfhO family protein, with product MPRLAAFGRKHPDLVVVLLLLILPFLVLGRALLPGKVLSAADNVVLYAPWAAQSPGVVPVNPLLRDITFLFHPAVLYGAAEIRAGRFPLWNPHVFGGAPFFANPQTALLFPLTALAYVLPPALALTLMSVLKLSVAGAGMYWFLRRLDVGRFPALVGALAFEFNALLVTWLEWSNTGPVILLPVLFGLTEVLRERAGARPVAALALAVALAVFAGYPQRVVYGLPVLAIWTLYRSRDAARPAGFLGRWVAGVALGLLLPAVQLLPFVEYARASAVLAYREEWMLHFPLPPRTAIALLMPNFFGSPLSRDFWGPTNFNEFSLSVGVVPWLALPAALVAAWSRPGTKYFAGLAVGSAALVYGAPLVGDTLARLPVLSTTLIVRTADLLVFALPVLGALGLDAVRRAEPAARRLLPAAVRGAFAVLSLAALAFVWREWALAARAGMRVPLWAQYAWLLLLLTLAAVLVLRLLRAGGAAPGLWTALAAVELASLVPLAATYNPVIDARLLYPGPPPSVAHLRERTARDHARVFFDAGPEPANFGTILGLDEFGGYDGMTPRRVEQLADPVGSLDSTASGAFRVTAPVGSPVFDLLGIRYVMLAPGAPSPAPHLVLEYRGPDAVVYRNDRALPRAFLVPRARACLDDAATLALLHGGTLEVRREVIIAGCDGAPAAGGSGGATRAEITSYAPERVVVEATTAAAAYLVLTDTWFPGWRASVDGVEQTVWRADHALRAVWLPPGRHRVEFRYAPASFRVGLLVSALAALAVAGLLWAPARRRATGLALVAVLTAWPAAAQAKLPAAPFTLEATPSELTEGGNLTLRVDRAGASPELDRQPLDVYVSVLRDGARDWIFLSPAGALSATASVYVRATPERPFGGLRATLQGVGPGGWYLFRVQFIRASAEQPTRKNYAAPPLLATVRVEPRAGGPGAWALGALAVLTLAALGLAWLTPARPAEDRPGP
- a CDS encoding radical SAM protein, whose translation is PESGSPSTLRRIKKKIQLPRITASILEAKRQGIVVRANLIIGFPHETRREVFETIRYGLKLAARGVDEVSINIFSPYPGSELYRELADAGKIQLGDRYFLQLTSLNSDYTRTNPLTLNPVMGPRELALYRISFMLLNYLVGYVLHPGRIWRTIRNVFLSRHAAATVFEHRLKDALGRKVRATG